CGGATAATGTGTGCCCTCTTTCCATTGGCTCTCCTCTCATAAATGCAGATGCCAATGCTTTGGTGACATCGTTGACATTTACCTTGATTATGTACAGTGTGATCCAATTAAATTgcgctctcttctctttctcaagCGTGAGTGTATCTCCATCCATGTGGGTCAGGCTGGTGTCCAGATTGGCAATGCCTGCTGGGAGCTCTATTGTCTGGAGCACGGGATCCAGCCAGATGGTCAGATGCCCAGTGACAAGACCATCGGAGGAGGAGACGACTCCTTCAACACCTTCTTCAGTGAGACTGGAGCTGGCAAGCATGTCCCCAGGGCTGTGTTTGTGGATCTGGAGCCCACTGTCATTGGTACGATCTCTTTGTCTTGAAACAATGATGATGACACTATGGTATCCCCTTAGTCATGAGCCCTCAGCTTACAGGTCTTTCTTTTTCCAGATGAGGTGCGAACTGGAACTTACCGCCAACTCTTCCATCCTGAGCAGCTGATCACTGGGAAGGAAGATGCAGCGAACAACTACGCCCGTGGGCATTACACCATCGGCAAAGAGATCATAGACTTGGTTTTGGACAGGACTCGCAAACTGGTGAGAACTTACATATAATGTTGTATTAACATACACTCTGCCCACATCTCTGAAAATCCTGCACCTTTATCCCTCCATAATGATCtgaaacacctctcctcctctccaggctGACCAGTGCACTGGCCTTCAGGGCTTCCTGGTCTTCCACAGCTTTGGAGGTGGCACCGGTTCTGGTTTCACCTCCCTGTTGATGGAACGCCTGTCTGTTGACTATGGCAAGAAGTCCAAGCTTGAGTTCTCAATCTACCCAGCTCCCCAGGTGTCCACAGCTGTTGTTGAGCCCTACAACGCCATCCTGACCACCCACACCACCCTGGAACATTCAGACTGTGCTTTCATGGTAGACAATGAGGCTATCTATGACATCTGCCGTAGGAACCTCGATATCGAGCGTCCCACCTACACTAATCTTAACAGGTTAATCAGCCAGATTGTGTCCTCCATCACTGCTTCCCTCCGATTCGACGGTGCCCTCAATGTtgatctgacagagttccagactAACTTGGTGCCCTATCCCCGTATCCACTTCCCTCTGGCCACCTATGCCCCAGTGATCTCAGCAGAGAGGGCTTACCATGAGCAGCTCTCTGTGTCTGAGATCACCAATGCTTGCTTTGAGCCATGTAATCAGATGGTAAAATGTGACCCACGTCACGGCAAGTACATGGCCTGCTGTCTCCTGTATCGTGGTGACGTTGTGCCCAAAGACGTTAACGCTGCCATTGCCACCATCAAAACAAAACGCTCCATCCAGTTTGTAGACTGGTGCCCAACTGGTTTCAAGGTTGGTATCAACTACCAGCCCCCAACTGTGGTACCTGGTGGAGATCTGGCCAAGGTCCAGAGGGCAGTGTGCATGCTTAGCAACACCACTGCTATTGCAGAGGCCTGGGCCCGCCTTGACCACAAGTTTGACCTGAT
This sequence is a window from Oncorhynchus kisutch isolate 150728-3 linkage group LG1, Okis_V2, whole genome shotgun sequence. Protein-coding genes within it:
- the LOC109894595 gene encoding tubulin alpha chain-like — its product is MRECISIHVGQAGVQIGNACWELYCLEHGIQPDGQMPSDKTIGGGDDSFNTFFSETGAGKHVPRAVFVDLEPTVIDEVRTGTYRQLFHPEQLITGKEDAANNYARGHYTIGKEIIDLVLDRTRKLADQCTGLQGFLVFHSFGGGTGSGFTSLLMERLSVDYGKKSKLEFSIYPAPQVSTAVVEPYNAILTTHTTLEHSDCAFMVDNEAIYDICRRNLDIERPTYTNLNRLISQIVSSITASLRFDGALNVDLTEFQTNLVPYPRIHFPLATYAPVISAERAYHEQLSVSEITNACFEPCNQMVKCDPRHGKYMACCLLYRGDVVPKDVNAAIATIKTKRSIQFVDWCPTGFKVGINYQPPTVVPGGDLAKVQRAVCMLSNTTAIAEAWARLDHKFDLMYAKRAFVHWYVGEGMEEGEFSEAREDMAALEKDYEEVGVDSIEGEGEEEGEEY